TTACGGGAGCGGCTCTTGAGGCGTTCCAGGTAGTTTTCAAGGTTCTTCTGCACCTCAGGGCTCTGCACAAATTGCGTGAAAAACTCTGTATCGTAGTTGCGCTCTTCGTCTGAGGCAAGCATCTGCAGGTACTCGCGTCGCATCATATCACGGGCCATCCACCGAGACTGCTGTGGCACGCTGAGAAAGCGTTCCGCCTGCTGGTAGGCGACTTCGATTGCCCGCTCCTCATCAGCGGCCACCTCGTCAATGAGCCCAAGCTTTTGCGCATCATCGGCCACGGGTGTGTCGCCCAGCTGCAGCATCCGCTCCGCCTGACGCGAGCCCATCAGGTAGGCGTAGGCTGGCATCACCCACGGTGGGGCGACGAGTCCCAACTTGGTCTCGTTAAGACCGATGCGGTAGAGCCGGCTGTTGTTCGTGTTGTCCTTCGGTCCGCGAGCCATCACGCGGTAGTCACAGCCCATCGCGATGATACAGCCGCCTGCTGGAGAGTTGCCGGTAATGGCCGCGATGATTGGCTTGGGGAAGGAGTTGAAGATGAGCCACATCTCCTGGAACCCTTGCCAGAAGACCGCGATGCGGTCCGGCTTCGGGTTATGCACCTCAACAAGGTCAAGCCCAGCCGAGAAGACTGTTGGAATAGCAGAGGAGATGATCACAGCCTTCGTCTCCTCGTTGCTCCCAAGCCACAGCATCCACTGGTTCAGCTCCTGCAAGAGCTCCAGGCTCAGCGAGTTCACCGGGGCACGGGCCAGCTGAACGTTCGTGATGCCCTTCTCATTCGTGTTGATCTTCACAAACTTGGGCACCTCTGTCGGCTTCTTCGGGGGCTCAAACTCTGGCTGCGCATCGTCACCCTGCTTGGATCCCGCATGAGCGACGCTCAGGTTTTGCTGCCGGCCCTGCGGCACACCAGGCGGTGGGTGCGACTGGAAGCGGTACTGCGTGAGCTGAAACAGCCCCGACATGACGCCAAGAGTGCAGGCGCCACGAGTGAGAGAGGACGAGATGGCGCGGCGCATGATTGCAGAAGTGCTGCGGCGACAGGTATGTGGGGTATGGTGGGTCTCCGTTGGGGGCCTGGCGGactcggcggcgacggggcGACTtcacagagggagagcggtGCGAGAAGAGGTTCAGGAGCAAGCGGAGAGCGAGAATGGATAATGCACATGTGCGcacgtggtggtggagccCGCGTGCTGTCTGGTGTTCCGAGCGTCGTTCGATCAGACGCCGCGCGGGCCGACAACCaaccgcgcagcagcgtcggaCCCGTGTCGGAGCCACGTCGTATGGTACCGCATTCTTCTCCGTTAGGGTTtcgccgctgcaggctcAATCGGTATCcacagcgcctccaccgcagccACAGAGACACATGCGTTACAATGAGAAGGTACACCATGCCATGATTTCGCATCATGGGAAATCACAACGCGCTCTCCACGTTACGCAGGAACTGCTCCGTACTTAGGTACGGTGGGGTGGCGATGCCAGAACGGACGTACCGCAGCACCTGGATTCCGCCGCTCTCCTCGACTGCGATGGCTGGAACAACgacgtgcacgtgcatgAGCTGTCGCAGGCACGCGACAAAGCGGTCAAACCCGTGCTCGGCGACCAACCGCTTAATGGCACTGAGTGCGTG
This genomic stretch from Leishmania mexicana MHOM/GT/2001/U1103 complete genome, chromosome 30 harbors:
- a CDS encoding putative 3,2-trans-enoyl-CoA isomerase, mitochondrial precursor; translated protein: MRRAISSSLTRGACTLGVMSGLFQLTQYRFQSHPPPGVPQGRQQNLSVAHAGSKQGDDAQPEFEPPKKPTEVPKFVKINTNEKGITNVQLARAPVNSLSLELLQELNQWMLWLGSNEETKAVIISSAIPTVFSAGLDLVEVHNPKPDRIAVFWQGFQEMWLIFNSFPKPIIAAITGNSPAGGCIIAMGCDYRVMARGPKDNTNNSRLYRIGLNETKLGLVAPPWVMPAYAYLMGSRQAERMLQLGDTPVADDAQKLGLIDEVAADEERAIEVAYQQAERFLSVPQQSRWMARDMMRREYLQMLASDEERNYDTEFFTQFVQSPEVQKNLENYLERLKSRSRK